The Lampris incognitus isolate fLamInc1 chromosome 17, fLamInc1.hap2, whole genome shotgun sequence genome contains a region encoding:
- the LOC130127768 gene encoding H-2 class II histocompatibility antigen, E-S beta chain-like, protein MASCCLVVCCSLLVVGFYGADAFLNYDLATCVFTSSELPDIELINSLYFNKIEVVRFNSTVGKFVGYTEFGIHNAELFNNDPAILAEMRGRKERYCKHNIEIEYRKILDKTAEPTVRLTSVTPPSGRHPAMLMCSVYNFYPKYISVTWLRDGQPVTSDVTSTDELANGDWYYQIHSHLEYTPRSGEKITCMVEHASFPSPKKVDWNPSMPQSDRNKIAIGASGLLLGLILSLAGLIYYKRKARGRVLVPTS, encoded by the exons atggcttcatgctgccttgttgtgtgttgctccctcctggtcgtgggtttctatggagcag ATGCGTTTTTGAATTATGACCTGGCCACATGTGTGTTCACCTCCTCTGAGCTTCCTGACATAGAGTTAATAAACTCTCTGTATTTCAATAAGATAGAAGTTGTCaggtttaacagcactgtggggaagTTTGTTGGATACACTGAGTTTGGTATCCATAACGCAGAGCTCTTTAACAACGATCCTGCAATTCTGGCAGAGATGAGAGGTCGGAAAGAGAGATACTGCAAACATAATATAGAGATAGAGTACCGAAAAATActggataagacag ctgagcccactgtgagactgacttcagtgACGCCTCCTAGTGGTcgacatccggccatgctgatgtgcagtgtctacaacttctaccccaaatacatcagtgtcacctggctgagagacggacagccggtgacctctgacgtcacttccaccgatgagctggcaaatggtgattggtactaccagatccactcccacctggagtacacgcccag gtctggagagaagatcacctgcatggtggaacacgccagtttcccctctcctaagaaagtggactgga atccctccatgccacaatcagacagaaacaagatcgccatcggagcgtcaggtctgcttctgggtttgattttgtctttggcaggtctgatctactacaagaggaaggccagag ggcgtgttctggttccaaccagctga